The Paenibacillus swuensis genome contains the following window.
GGCCGCCGGAGGGAACAGTACGTCAATCCAGCCTGTGCCGGTGTATCGAATGAGCAGGGCAATGAGCGTAAACACGACGCCTACAGCGATGAAGCCGCCAAGCGCGGCGGCATATCCACCGCCGCTTTGCGTGGCAATGACAGCGCCCGCGGGCGAGATGAAAGCGAAGCTTGAGCCCAGGTAAGCTGGAATTTTACCTTTGCACAGCAGGAGGTAAAATAAGGTGCCGATTCCGTTCATTAATAAACAAATCGCGGGATCAACCTGTAGCAAGTAAGGCACGAGCACGGTCGAGCCGAACATGGCGAACAGATGCTGGAGGCTGAGCGGCAACGTCTGGAGAAGCGGGGGGCGTTCATGAACGCCAATGGTTCTGGACAAGGAAAGTCCTCCTTTTATGTATGTATGATCTCAACTGCCATTCTTCATCATAGCAAAATGTGGACGCGCGTAAAGACTTCTTTTGCGGAAATGCCGCCAGGATTAAAATAATTGTCTGTTTCCGTCGAAAAAATAGGCCGTTATTCCCCCCGCAAGAAGAGGGCACAGTTGACGTAGACTTGTTTCAAAGGCATAATTATGAGATATACTTTTATCGAACATTAATGTAATGAAATGAACATAGATCAGAAAGGATCCATTCATGGGCATTGAGCAACTTATTGTGAAGGCAGCTGCATATATGAAGGAATCCGACCTTAAGCGGATCAGGGATGCGTACGAATTTGCCGATCAAGCCCATCATGGCCAGGTTAGAAAATCCGGAGAACCGTACATCCTGCATCCGTTAGCGGTAGCCGACATCCTTGTGAATATGCAGATGGACGTGACGAGCATTATCGCCGCTCTGCTTCATGATGTCGTGGAAGATACAACGGTATCGCTGGAGTCGGTGAGGGAGCATTTCGGGAAGACATGCGCTATGCTCGTAGACGGTCTTACGAAGCTGGAGAAGATCAAATTTAAATCCAAGGAAGAGCAGCAGAACGAGAATTATCGCAAGATGTTCGTCGCTATGGCGCAAGACATCCGTGTGATTCTGATTAAGCTGGCCGACCGGCTGCATAATATGCGTACGCTTAAGTATCAATCCGAGGAAAGCCAACGGCGAATCGCGCAAGAAACTCTCGATATCTTCTGCCCCATTGCGCATCGGTTAGGGATTTCAGCCATTAAATGGGAGATGGAAGACATCGCCCTTCGCTTTATCAACCCCCAACAATATTACCGCATCGTGAATCTTATGCAGAAGAAGCGGGCGGAGCGCGAGCAATATATATCCGATATTATTGGACGGATTAAAGAAAAGCTCAGCGAGATGGGGATTGAAGGCGATATCTCCGGCCGGCCCAAGCATATTTTCAGCATCTATACGAAGATGTCAACGAAAGCCAAGCAATTTAATGAAATTTACGACTTATTGGCGATTCGAATCATCGTAGAGAATATCAAGGATTGTTACGCTACCTTGGGGATCATCCATACGTTATGGAAGCCGATGCCGGGACGGTTTAAGGATTATATAGCCATGCCGAAAGCGAATATGTATCAATCCCTCCATACCACGGTCATCGGACCGCGGGGCGAGCCGACCGAAGTCCAGATCCGAACCTGGGATATGCATCAGACCGCCGAATTCGGAATCGCGGCTCACTGGGCATACAAAGAGGGCTCGGCCGCTCCAGGAGCAGGAGCTCCGTTCGAGGACAAGATGGCCTGGTTCCGCGATATAATCGAGCTGCAGAATGAGACACGCGACGCTTCCGAGTTTATGGAATCCATGAGGATGGACTTCTTCGCGGATGCGGTGTTCGTATTTACCCCTAAAGGGGAAGTATTCGAGTTGCCTTCCGGTTCCGTACCTCTTGATTTTGCATATCGTATTCATACTGAAGTGGGTAACCGCACCATTGGCGCTAAAGTGAACGGACGAATCGTTCCCTTGGATCATAAGCTCAAGACAGGCGATATTATCGAAAT
Protein-coding sequences here:
- a CDS encoding RelA/SpoT family protein encodes the protein MGIEQLIVKAAAYMKESDLKRIRDAYEFADQAHHGQVRKSGEPYILHPLAVADILVNMQMDVTSIIAALLHDVVEDTTVSLESVREHFGKTCAMLVDGLTKLEKIKFKSKEEQQNENYRKMFVAMAQDIRVILIKLADRLHNMRTLKYQSEESQRRIAQETLDIFCPIAHRLGISAIKWEMEDIALRFINPQQYYRIVNLMQKKRAEREQYISDIIGRIKEKLSEMGIEGDISGRPKHIFSIYTKMSTKAKQFNEIYDLLAIRIIVENIKDCYATLGIIHTLWKPMPGRFKDYIAMPKANMYQSLHTTVIGPRGEPTEVQIRTWDMHQTAEFGIAAHWAYKEGSAAPGAGAPFEDKMAWFRDIIELQNETRDASEFMESMRMDFFADAVFVFTPKGEVFELPSGSVPLDFAYRIHTEVGNRTIGAKVNGRIVPLDHKLKTGDIIEILTSKHSYGPSQDWIKIAQSSHAKTKIKQWFKKEKREENVDKGKDQLERELKRLGIDPPTLMTEDKLMEVAKKFNFNDVEDMLSAIGFNGITAAQVCTRLTDKLRKENEEAQQIQLTSEIKEMKAPGTVRKSRPTHGIRVEGIDNLLVRFARCCNPVPGDQIIGYITRGRGVSVHRADCMNIPQGEDEEVQRVIDVMWEESVEASYSVEIEITGHDRRGLLNEVLQAVSESKTNISAVSGRSDKNKMAMIHMTILIRNTEHLQSVVEKIKRLSDVYSVQRIMQ